CGCGCCCGATTTTGAAGTCGCAGTTTTCGGTTTTTGCGCCGTATTTGCCGTCGAGGACGAAAATCGCCTCGTCGGTTTCGGTTTCCTTTCGCATTATGTAGTATCCGCTGCGGTGGGTGGCAAACGCCGCGCCTTCAAGCCCGAACTCCGCGAAGATTTCGGCGCGGGGATTTTTCGGGGCTTCTATTCCGCCCCTGTTGACGAAACGCGGCGGCATGTGTTTTGTGGGCTTCGAAAGGTATTTTATCTTGCTTTCGGCGGGCCACACCTGAATGCGGTCGGTCTTCGAGATTTTCCAGAGCTGTTTGGGCATAATGAGATTTTTTTGCAAAAGATGTTGTTTTTATTAATTGAATGCGCGTCGGTTTTCAAATAAAATGAAATTTTAAAATTTATCGAAAGGGGAAACATGTTTTTCAGATATTCAGCAGTCGCCGCGTTTATTCTCGCGGCGTGTTCGGCTTGGGCACAGGTGGCAACGCTTATCGAAACGCCGAAATCGGGCGCGGCAACGGAGCGCACGTACAAGCTCGAAAAGACCTCGGCGGACTCTTACAGGCTCTTTATTCCGAGGTCGGACATTTCGCCCTCGGCGAAGTGTGTTGAAATTTCAACGGACTTCGCGCGGGCGAAGCGCGGCGACGCGGGGAGCATAATTTTCTCGCGCGGCGAGATTGTCGATTTCGACGCGCCCGACGGCAGGGTGAATCTCGGAAGGTTCATTCTGCCTATTGTCGCCATGAAGACCGACAAATGCAATTTCTGGGCGCAGATAAAAACGCTCCGCAATGAGGCGTCATGCTGGCTCGAAGTCCGCAACGGCGTCTTCACCCCGTTTGTGCGCTACGACATTGCGGGCACGGGGTTCGGCGTGTACGACGACATCGTAATAGAATACAACATGCTTCCGAAAGACGCGGGCTATGTTGAAATCGGCAAGGCGTACCGCAAGAAGCTGCTCGACGCAGGGATTGTCCGCCCGCTCAAAGAGCGCATCAAGGAGCAGCCGTGGCTGGAATACATGGCGAAGTCCGTTCCCGTGCGCATTCAGTTCCACGGCTCGAAAAAGCGTCAGGACAAAGATTTTACCCCCGAAACCGAGCCGCCTGTAATCCCCGTGCTCGACTTCAAAAAGTCGATAGCGTTTGTGGACGAGTTCAAGAAATGCGGAATCGGCGAAGTGACATTCTGCTCGGCGGGCTGGCAGAGCGGCGGCTACGACGGGCGTTTCCCCGACATCTTCCCGATTCCCGAAGAGCTGGGCGGCGAGGCGGCTTTGCGCGAGTTCATTGCGCACGTCAAAAAACTCGGATACAGAATCCACGCGCACACAAATTCCACCGACTGCTACACGTGTTCGCGCATGTGGAACGGCGGCGAGGTCGCGGCGAAGAACGTCAACGGCACTCCCCAGCGCGGGTACTTCTGGGGCGGCGGCAGGGCGTACAACCTGTGCGCAAAAAACGCGTACGAAAAATTCCTTCCCGACCAGCTCAAAAAAGTCCGCGACTTGGGCTTTCAGGCACCGCACTACATCGACGTGTTCTCGGCAGTTCCGCCCTACATGTGCGCCGACCCAAAGCACCCCGCCACGCGCGACGAAATGGGCGAAGTGCAGATTAAAATCGCAAAATTCTGCCAAAAGGAATTCGGCGGCTTTGCGAGCGAGGCCGGCTTCGACCACATCGCGGGGCAGCTCGACTATATCAACTATGTCAGCGGCAAGATGTCGAAGTGGTACAACTCGAAGGCGGGGCGCGAACCCAAGGGCACGTTCTTCGAAAAGCTTTCGCACTATGTAGACGGCTTTGTCCCGCTTTGGGAGATTGCCTACCACGGCATAATTTTGAGCAATCCAGACCGCTTTACGCAGAACCATACCACGGGCAAGGCGAAAACCGACGACAGCGGCGACCTTACCTTCAACAAGCGCGACGGCGTTCAGGATCCCTTTGCCACGCTCAAGCTTTTCGAATACGGCGGCAGGCCGATTTTCTATTCGAGCAATTTCGACGACGTTCCGCGAATCAAAAAGGCTTACGACGAATTTCTGCCCGTGCGCCACTTGCAGCTCGAATTCATGGAAGACCACAAGTATTTGACGCCCGACGTTACCATGACGGTCTTCGGCAACGGCGAAAAGATTGTCTGCAACTACGGCAAAACTCCCTACGTCTACAAAGGCAAAACCGTAGCCCCCATGAAGTATTTGCTGACGAAGTAGCGGCGGCTTGCGCGGCGCGGAAGACTCGCCACGCGCTTCCGGCGAAAAAACGCCCGAATCCTTGCGGATTCGGGCGTTTTTTTCTGCGGGGAAATTTTCCCGAAATTTGCGCGTTTCGCGCGTTTAATTCGTAAATTTGGGGCGGAGCGAGCTTAACGCCTGCGAGTGTATTTGGCAGATACGGGCTTCGGTCAGCCCGAATTCGCGGGCGATTTCGCCGAGCTTTTTTTCGCCGAAATAGTAGCCCTCCAACACGCGCCTCTGCTTTTCGGGGAGCGCGGCTACGCAGCGTCGGATTTCGGCGGCGGTCTCCTTGCGTTCAAGCTCTTCGCGGGCGGTCGTCGCGTTTTCGTCGGCGATGGACTCCGAAAACGACGGCGTTTGGGAGTCGTCGGAGTTTCCCGCTGCGTCGTTTAGCGAAACGAAAGAGTAGGCTTGGGTGCGGCGCATGATTTTGTCGAACTGTTTGCGGGTTGCGCCAATTTCGGCGCGGACTTCCTCGTCGGTGGCGGTTCTGCCGAAGCGTTGTTCGAGGTCGGAGCGCGTCTTTTCGATATTTTTTGCGTCGGCGCGTGCGGAGCGCGACATGTAGTCCAAATCGCGAAGCTCGTCGATTATCGCGCCGCGAATGCGCGTGGAGACGTATCCGCCGAAGCTTTCCTCTCGTTCGGGGTCGAGCCGTCTCACGGCGTCGGCGAGTCCCGAAACCCCCGCCGAGTGGAGCTCGTCCAAATCGGCGTGCGCGGGCAGCTTTGCGCGCATGGAGTTCACCACTTTGTCCACAAGCGGATAGTATTTGACGAACAATGATTTCTGCTTTTTGTTGAGTACGTTTGTCTGTTTTTCGCATGTCGTTGAAACCATGTCTGTTTTCGGGATAATCCCGCCTCCGCTTGGGGTTGATATGTGTGGTTTGTCTTTTACATATCAGATTTTATGCCAGGCGTGCGGATATCGCAAATTCGGGCGTATGTTTTTGATATTTAGCGCGAATGCGCATTTTATCGCTTCGGGCGAATGTGCCATTCGGGCGGAAATGTGGGACATTTTTTCCCGCCTTTCATTTCGTCGCGGCGGGGTGTTTTTTTTTGCGGCGCGGCGGAAATGTTGTTGAAATCGGGCGGCGGAATTTTTTATATTCAAACGAATGCGGCATTGTCCGCGCGCGTTAGGGTTGGGCGTTTTGCGCCGCCCGTCGCGGAATTTTTCAAGGAGGCTTTAATGAGGGGCGTTTTTTTACTTGTTTTGACGTTTATATCGGCGGCGGTTCTGCCGCTCGCGTGCGGGGCTGCGCCGCTCAAACGGCAGGCGGCTTCGACCGCGCCGCGCGTAATGCTTGGAATCGACGTTTTGGAGGCATCGGGTTTTGCGCAGTTGAAGGGCAAGAGGGTCGGGCTGTTGACCCACCCCGCGGGCGTCAACAGATACGGGGTGAGCACCGTGGACGTTCTTCGCCGCGCAAAGAGCGTGCGGCTTGTCGCGCTCTTCGGCCCAGAGCACGGAATCTACGGCGACGAAAAGGCGGACGTTCCAGTTCTCGACAAAATCGACAAACGCACGGGGCTTCCCGTCTATTCGCTCTACGGAAAGTACCGCAAGCCGACGCCCGAAATGCTCAAAAAAATCGACGTGCTGGTTGTGGATTTGCAGACGCTCGGCGTGCGTTCGTACACATTCAAAAGCTGCATGCTCCGCGCGATGGAGGCGTGTTTCGAGCAGGGCAGGGAAATCATGGTTCTCGACCGCCCGAACCCGCTCGGCGGGCTGAAAGTGGACGGCCCGCCGCTCGACGCAAAGTTCAAGAGCTATGTGGGGCTTTTCCAAGTGCCGTATGTCCACGGCATGACGATTGGCGAGCTTGCCCGCATGGCTAAGGGAACTGCGGGCATGATGGAGATAACTTCCAAACAGCAGCGGGCGGGCAAACTCACGGTGATTCCCATGCGCGGCTGGACGCGCTCGATGCTCTGGAAAGACACGGGGCTTCGCTGGGTTCCGACAAGCCCCGCCGTGCCGACTTTCGCGGCGGCGGTCGGATACTCCATGACGGGCTTGGGCTGCCAAATAGGAGGATTCCAACACGGCTACGGCACGGGCTATCCGTTCAGAATGCTAACGTTTCCGTCGAAAACTCCGCGCCAGATTGAGGCTGAATTGCGGCGGTATCCGATTCGCGGCGTCTCCTACGTTCCCGTCTCCACGCGCGACCAGAAAGGCAGGAAAGTCGAGGGCTTGTACGTCGTTGCCGACTGGAACACCGTGCGTCCCACAGAAATCAGCTTCTACATGATGAAGGCGGCGTGCCGCTTCAACGGCGGAAACGTCTTCGCAAAGGCGTCGAAAAACAACGCGCTGCTTTTCAACAAACACGTAGGCTCGCAGGAGTGGTGGAACGAAATTTCCCGAAAGGGCGCGTCGGCGGACGTTTCGAAATTCGTGGAAAAGTGGTCGAAGCAGGCGGCGGAATTTCAAAAGGCGACGGCGAGATTTCGCCTGTACAAATAGGTCAGCACAGTAGAAAACGCGCGGGGGGCTTGGGAGTCTGTCCGCGCGGGCGCGGGGCATGCCGTTCCCAAAGGGCGTTCGGAATCGCGCGGGCGTTGTCCGAAAGGCGCGTCGGCGCGGGGCTTGCGCGGCGGCTTTTTAGGCGTCGGAGATTTTTTTCCGAAAGGCTGTCGGGGCGCGTTGCGGAAGCTCCGGATTTAGCTCCATTTTTTGCTTTAAAAGCGCGGCAAAAAATGCGCTAATTATAGGCATAATTCGCCGTGAGGCGCGGAAAGGTTCTATAAAATGCGTATACAAAAATACATTTCGCAGTGCGGGGTTTGCTCGCGCCGCGAAGCCGAACGTAAAATTTTGGAGGGCGATGTCGAGGTAAACGGCGTTCCCGCCGAAATCGGTCAGGACGTAAATCCCGAAGCCGACAAGGTGTCGGTTGACGGCGCGCTCGTGCGCGGAATCGTCGAAGACAAGGTTGTTCTTGCGATGAACAAGCCCAAGGGCTACATCTGTTCGAACGGCGACCCGTTCAAGGCGCAGACGGTCTTCGACCTGCTTCCCGAACCTTTCGCCTCGATGAAGCTTTTTTGCTGCGGCAGGCTCGACAAAAATTCGCAGGGGCTGCTGCTTCTCACAAACGACGGCGACTTGGCGAACAAAATCACCCACCCGTCGAGCGGCGTAGTCAAACGCTACCATGTGCTGCTCAACCGCGACTTGGACGCGAAAATCATACCCGTGCTCCTGCGCGGCGTGCTTTGCGACGGCGAAAAGCTCAAAGCCTCGAAAATCATTCCCGACAGCTCGAATCTTTCGGACTCTCCGCGCCGCGTGGAGGTCTGGCTCAATCAGGGGCGCAAGCGCGAAATCCGCAGAATGTTCGAGGCAATGGGCTACTTCGTCAAGGAGCTTAAACGCTACCAGATAGGCGGGCTTGTTCTCAAACGCATTCCTGAGGGCGCGGTAAAGATTCTCGGAAAGGCGGACATCGAAAAAATATTTTCAAACCGACACCAATAAAAGGGAGACTTTCAGACTATGGACAAGGACATCGTATTCGACAGCGTCGAGGACTGCATTGCCGAGTTCGCCAAGGGCGGAATCGTCATTGTTGCCGACGACGAAAACCGCGAAAACGAGGGCGACATGATTTGCGCGGCGGAAAAAATCACGCCCGAAATCGTCAACAAAATGCTACGCTTCGCCCGCGGGCTGATTTGCGTTCCGACGACAAGCGAACGTCTTACGCAGCTCGGAATAGACGACATGGTGCGCCTCAACCGCGACGCCAAGGGAACTGCGTTCACGGTGACCGTGGACGCCGCCAGGGGAATCACCACGGGCATCAGCGCGGCGGACCGCGCCCGTACCATTGCGCTCATGGGCAACGCCCAAGCCTGCGCCGACGACTTCGTAACCCCAGGCCACCTCAATCCGCTCAGGGCGCGGGCGGGCGGCGTTCTCGAACGCGCGGGGCACACGGAGGCGGCGGTAGATTTGGCGCGTCTTGCGGGGCTGTTTCCGTGCGCGGCAATCTGCGAAATCCTCAAAGACGACGGCACGATGGCGCGTCTTCCCGACCTCGCGGAATTCAAAAAGCGGCACAACATGAAGCTCATGAGCGTTGCCTCGCTCATAGAATACAGACTGCGGCACGAGTCGCACATCGCAAGGCTCTTCGAGCGCGACATTCTGACGACCGCGGGCAACTTCAAGCTTTCCGCGTTCAAGGCGAGCGACGGGCGCGTCCACTTTGCGCTCGTGCGCGGCACGATTTCGAAAAGCCCGACTCTCGCGCGGGTTCACTCCGAAAACGCGTTCTCCGACATCTTCTGCGACGTCGGATACCGCAATTCGGCCGGCTCTTTCGAAAAGGCCCTCGAAATGATTGCCGAAGACGGCAACGGCGCGGCGGTCTACATAACGCAGCCCAATTCGGGCGTGAACGTCGCCGACGCATCGCCCGTTGCTCCCAACATGCGCGACTACGGCATAGGCTCGCAGATTCTGCGCGAGCTTGGCTTCGAGAAAATCAGGCTTTTGACAACCCGCCCCGGACGGCATTCGATTCCCGAAGGCTTCGGTTTGGAAATAGTAGAGGAAATTAAAATCAAGGAATAACTGACAATGAGCACCAACAAGGGAAAAATGCCTTTGATAGACGCGTCGCACTACCGCTTTGCGATAGTGGCGTCGCGCTACAACAAAAAATATGTGGACGCGCTCGTGCGCGACGCGGTGAAATCGCTTAGCGGGCACGGCGTGGACGCCGAAAACATCAGGCTTGTGCGCGTTCCCGGGGCGGGCGAAATTCCGTACGTATGCAACATGCTCGCCGAAACCGACGAGTATGACGCGGTTATCGCGCTGGGCGTCGTCATCGCGGGCGAGACTCCGCACCACGAAATCATAGCCCACAGCACGGCAAATGCCCTCCAACAGGCGTCGATGATTTCGACCGTTCCGATTGTAAACGGAATTGTGGTCGCCAACGACGAGGAGCAGGCGAAGGCGCGTACCGTCGGGAAAATCGCCCGCGGCGAGGAGTTCGCCGAATGCGCCATGGAGATGGCGTGGCACGCGGCGATTCTGCTCGACGAGCTTGCCGACGCCGACGAAAGGCACGACGCCGAATTCAAAAAGGGAGGCAAATAATGGATTCCGAACGCAAGCCCAAAAACGTCGGACGCCATGAAAACCGCGCCGCGGCAATGCAGTTTCTCTATATGCGCGACCTCAACGGCGGGCGCAGTCTGGGCGACTCGCTCGACGCGTTCTTCGAAACCAAGGACAACGACCGCTCTTTCTACGCTTTCGCCGAAGAGCTTGTCGCGGGAGTGGACGCCCATGCGGAGGAGATTGACAGGACGATTTCCGAAAGCGCGACAAACTGGTCCATCGAGCGCATCGCGAAGGTCGATTTGGCGATTCTGCGCCTCGCGGTTTTCGAGCTTCTCCACCGCGACGACATTCCGCCCGTGGTCTCGATAAACGAGGCAGTCGATTTGGCGAAGGAGTATTCGTCGTCGGAGGCGCGGAGGTTCGTCAACGGCGTTTTGGACAGGGTAAAAAACACGCTCACGCGCCCGCTTAAAACGGCGAACGGCAAATAATGTTTTCAATCCTAAAAAAATTCAGGGAGGGTTTGAGGCGCACCGCGGGGGTCGCGCTGAACTCGCTGACTTCGCTCTTCGCAAAGAAAATCGACGAAGCCGACATCGCGCTGATAGAGGAAACGCTCTACGGGGCGGACTTCGGCTACGAAACGGCGTCGGAGATTGTGGAGGCAATCAGGAGGGAGTACTCGCGCAACCGCGAGCTTCGCGGCAAGGAGGCTGCGCAAATCGGCGCGGACGTGCTTTGCAAAATTCTCGAAGGTTCGGAGGCGGACTTTGTTAGGGCGGCGGACGGGAATCCGTCGGTTGTGTGTCTTGTGGGCGTAAACGGCGCGGGCAAAACCACGACCGCCGCGAAGCTCGCCTACATGCTCGGCAAAACTGGCGACGGCGTGCTGCTCGGCGCGTGCGACACTTTCCGCGCGGCGGCGAACGAGCAGATTCGCGAATGGGCGACGCGCCTCGGCGTAAGGCTCGTGGAAAGCAGCCACGGCGCGGACGCGGCGGCGACGGCGTTCGACGCGTGGCAGTCGGCAAAGGCGAGGGGGGCGCAGTGGCTTGTGCTCGACACT
The Opitutia bacterium KCR 482 genome window above contains:
- a CDS encoding DUF5696 domain-containing protein, which produces MFFRYSAVAAFILAACSAWAQVATLIETPKSGAATERTYKLEKTSADSYRLFIPRSDISPSAKCVEISTDFARAKRGDAGSIIFSRGEIVDFDAPDGRVNLGRFILPIVAMKTDKCNFWAQIKTLRNEASCWLEVRNGVFTPFVRYDIAGTGFGVYDDIVIEYNMLPKDAGYVEIGKAYRKKLLDAGIVRPLKERIKEQPWLEYMAKSVPVRIQFHGSKKRQDKDFTPETEPPVIPVLDFKKSIAFVDEFKKCGIGEVTFCSAGWQSGGYDGRFPDIFPIPEELGGEAALREFIAHVKKLGYRIHAHTNSTDCYTCSRMWNGGEVAAKNVNGTPQRGYFWGGGRAYNLCAKNAYEKFLPDQLKKVRDLGFQAPHYIDVFSAVPPYMCADPKHPATRDEMGEVQIKIAKFCQKEFGGFASEAGFDHIAGQLDYINYVSGKMSKWYNSKAGREPKGTFFEKLSHYVDGFVPLWEIAYHGIILSNPDRFTQNHTTGKAKTDDSGDLTFNKRDGVQDPFATLKLFEYGGRPIFYSSNFDDVPRIKKAYDEFLPVRHLQLEFMEDHKYLTPDVTMTVFGNGEKIVCNYGKTPYVYKGKTVAPMKYLLTK
- a CDS encoding FliA/WhiG family RNA polymerase sigma factor produces the protein MVSTTCEKQTNVLNKKQKSLFVKYYPLVDKVVNSMRAKLPAHADLDELHSAGVSGLADAVRRLDPEREESFGGYVSTRIRGAIIDELRDLDYMSRSARADAKNIEKTRSDLEQRFGRTATDEEVRAEIGATRKQFDKIMRRTQAYSFVSLNDAAGNSDDSQTPSFSESIADENATTAREELERKETAAEIRRCVAALPEKQRRVLEGYYFGEKKLGEIAREFGLTEARICQIHSQALSSLRPKFTN
- a CDS encoding DUF1343 domain-containing protein — its product is MTFISAAVLPLACGAAPLKRQAASTAPRVMLGIDVLEASGFAQLKGKRVGLLTHPAGVNRYGVSTVDVLRRAKSVRLVALFGPEHGIYGDEKADVPVLDKIDKRTGLPVYSLYGKYRKPTPEMLKKIDVLVVDLQTLGVRSYTFKSCMLRAMEACFEQGREIMVLDRPNPLGGLKVDGPPLDAKFKSYVGLFQVPYVHGMTIGELARMAKGTAGMMEITSKQQRAGKLTVIPMRGWTRSMLWKDTGLRWVPTSPAVPTFAAAVGYSMTGLGCQIGGFQHGYGTGYPFRMLTFPSKTPRQIEAELRRYPIRGVSYVPVSTRDQKGRKVEGLYVVADWNTVRPTEISFYMMKAACRFNGGNVFAKASKNNALLFNKHVGSQEWWNEISRKGASADVSKFVEKWSKQAAEFQKATARFRLYK
- a CDS encoding pseudouridine synthase; the protein is MRIQKYISQCGVCSRREAERKILEGDVEVNGVPAEIGQDVNPEADKVSVDGALVRGIVEDKVVLAMNKPKGYICSNGDPFKAQTVFDLLPEPFASMKLFCCGRLDKNSQGLLLLTNDGDLANKITHPSSGVVKRYHVLLNRDLDAKIIPVLLRGVLCDGEKLKASKIIPDSSNLSDSPRRVEVWLNQGRKREIRRMFEAMGYFVKELKRYQIGGLVLKRIPEGAVKILGKADIEKIFSNRHQ
- the ribB gene encoding 3,4-dihydroxy-2-butanone-4-phosphate synthase, with product MDKDIVFDSVEDCIAEFAKGGIVIVADDENRENEGDMICAAEKITPEIVNKMLRFARGLICVPTTSERLTQLGIDDMVRLNRDAKGTAFTVTVDAARGITTGISAADRARTIALMGNAQACADDFVTPGHLNPLRARAGGVLERAGHTEAAVDLARLAGLFPCAAICEILKDDGTMARLPDLAEFKKRHNMKLMSVASLIEYRLRHESHIARLFERDILTTAGNFKLSAFKASDGRVHFALVRGTISKSPTLARVHSENAFSDIFCDVGYRNSAGSFEKALEMIAEDGNGAAVYITQPNSGVNVADASPVAPNMRDYGIGSQILRELGFEKIRLLTTRPGRHSIPEGFGLEIVEEIKIKE
- the ribH gene encoding 6,7-dimethyl-8-ribityllumazine synthase produces the protein MSTNKGKMPLIDASHYRFAIVASRYNKKYVDALVRDAVKSLSGHGVDAENIRLVRVPGAGEIPYVCNMLAETDEYDAVIALGVVIAGETPHHEIIAHSTANALQQASMISTVPIVNGIVVANDEEQAKARTVGKIARGEEFAECAMEMAWHAAILLDELADADERHDAEFKKGGK
- the nusB gene encoding transcription antitermination factor NusB → MDSERKPKNVGRHENRAAAMQFLYMRDLNGGRSLGDSLDAFFETKDNDRSFYAFAEELVAGVDAHAEEIDRTISESATNWSIERIAKVDLAILRLAVFELLHRDDIPPVVSINEAVDLAKEYSSSEARRFVNGVLDRVKNTLTRPLKTANGK
- the ftsY gene encoding signal recognition particle-docking protein FtsY yields the protein MFSILKKFREGLRRTAGVALNSLTSLFAKKIDEADIALIEETLYGADFGYETASEIVEAIRREYSRNRELRGKEAAQIGADVLCKILEGSEADFVRAADGNPSVVCLVGVNGAGKTTTAAKLAYMLGKTGDGVLLGACDTFRAAANEQIREWATRLGVRLVESSHGADAAATAFDAWQSAKARGAQWLVLDTAGRLHTKENLMAELSKIRRVVQKNDPAAPQNSVIVIDGSLGSNSIEQALAFHKAFPLTGMIITKLDGTGKGGALAGIYRKLKLPILYVGLGEKPEDLQKFDARAYANGVFGLE